TCATAAAGCAAGTTATGATTTATCAAAAGCTAAGGTGATTGTGAGTTTTAACTCAGACTTTATGCAATTTCATGATGAGAGTTTAAGCATGAGTCGTGCTTATGCAAAAGGACGTAAGGTTGAAGAGACCAACAATGATATGAACCGCTTGTATGTTGTTGAAACAGCCATGACTTTGACGGGTAGCAATGCAGATCATCGTTTGGCGCTTTCTTTTGCAGAAGTTGAAGATTGTATTTGGACTTTAGCAAACAAGCTCAATCTTGCCAGCGCAAAAGGTGCTCCAATTGTTCTGAGTGAAAAAGCTAAAAAATATTTAGAAGCCATTTTGAAAGATCTTAATGCCAACAAAGGTCAAAGCGTATTAATTGTTGGTCCTCAGCATAGTGCAAATATGCATGCCTTGGTTTATAAAATTAATGAGGCATTGAACAATGCAGGAAAAACTGTGCGTTATGTTGCTCAAGCTGATCAAGAAAACAACGTTGAAGACGTGTTAGGTCAATGGTTGGTGCAAACTAAAGGTAAAAACGATTACACAGTGGTTAGTATTGATGCTAATCCGGTTTATGCTTTTGCGGGACAAAAAGAAGTTCAGAACTTTTTTAATAATGCCAAACACAAAATTGCTTTAAGCTATGATATTAATGAAACCCAAGCTTGGGCGCAGTGGCAGTTGCCTCTTTCACATGATTTAGAAGCATGGTCTGATGCACAGTCTTTGTCTGGAGAGCAAGGTGTTGTTCAACCATTAATTGAGCCTTTGTTTAATTCAAAATCTTCATTAGAGTTTTTGGCTATTTTAAGCGGAGAAAAAGACGCATATGCTTTAAACCTAGTTAAGCAAACATGGGCGGATAAATTTATTGGTAAAAACAGAGATGCTAAAGCAATTTACTCTGATGGCTTTGAAAAAAAATGGAATGAACTTCTTAATACAGGTTTGTTGAGTAATGCTAATGGCGTGAGCGCAATTGGTTCAGTTCAAGTCAACAATGCCACAAGAGCAGAAAAAAATGCTTTGTCTGTTTATGTAGTTCCATCATCATCAACTTATGATGGCCGTTATGCCAACAATGCTTGGTTGCAAGAGACACCAGACCCTATCACTAAAGTAACGTGGGATAATCCAGCATTAATTTCTACGCAATTGGCAAAAAAATTATCCGTTAAAGATGGTCAATTGCTTGAGCTTGCACTTAATGGTGTAACATTGCGTTTGCCAGCAATGATTGTTCCTGGAACAGCGCAGGATAGTATTATTTTAACCATGGGCTATGGCCGGCAAGTGTCTGGCTGTGTTGGAAAAAATGTAGGGGTAAATGTTTTATCTGCTCTGCCTTTGGGACAGTTTGTGTCAAGTGTTGATGTGAAAGTTGTACCCGGTAATGAAAAAATAGCGACAACACAAAACCATGGCAGTATGGAAGGTCGGCCAATTGTTAGGTCTGCTAATATTCAAAAGTTTCTAGAACATCCTAAGTTTGCCCAGGAAATGGTAGAGCACCCACCGCTTGAGTCTTTGTGGAAAGAAAAAGATTACAACAGTGGTTATCAATGGGGGATGAGTGTTGATCTAAATGCTTGTATTGGTTGTACTTCTTGTGCTTTGGCTTGTCAGAGTGAAAATAACATTCCAGTTGTAGGTAAAGATCAAGTTCTTGCCGGTAGAGATATGAATTGGATGCGTATAGATCGTTATTTTGAAGGTAGTCCAGAAGACCCGCAAGTTGTGCATCAGCCTGTGATGTGTCAACACTGTGAAAATGCACCGTGTGAACAGGTATGTCCGGTTAATGCTACTGTCCATGATGATGAAGGCCTCAACGCCATGGTATACAACCGTTGTATTGGTACACGTTACTGCTCAAATAACTGTCCATACAAAGTGCGTAAATTTAACTTTTTAAATTACACCAAAGATACACCTGAATTACAAAAAATGGCGTTTAACCCTAATGTGACTGTACGTACCAGAGGGGTGATGGAAAAATGTACTTTCTGTGTGCAGCGTATCAATGAGAAAAAATTTGAAGCTAAGGTTGATGGCAGAGAGTTAAATGACGGTGAAGTCAAAACCGCATGTCAAGAGGTCTGCCCAACAGAGGCTATTTCGTTTGGTAATATTCTTGATAAAAATAGTCAGGTGGTTAAAGAAAAAAATTCTCCAAGAAACTATGCATTGTTGGCTGAATTGAATTCAAAACCTAGAACAAGTTATTTAGCTAAACTAAGAAACCCTAACCCAGAGCTTGAAGGGATTTAAGTATGCAAGAGTTGGCAAAAAATACAGATGCTGAGCAAAAACTAACGCTTAAGTATATTACTGAAAAAATCACATCCTTGATGGACGGTGTGGGTGTGCCAAAATACTGGCCATTTGCACTGGCTTTTACAGTATCGTTTTTGTTGGTGTTGTTTGGGTCTATTGGCTATCTTATTTTTAAAGGTACAGGAATTTGGGGTTTGCAGACACCCAATGCTTGGGGTTGGGCGATTATTAACTTTGTATTTTGGGTTGGTATTGGTCACGCCGGAACTTTGATTTCAGCTATTTTGTTTTTGACCAGACAAAATTGGCGTACATCCATTAACCGCTCAGCAGAAGCGATGACTATTTTTGCAGTTATTTGTGCCTTGGTTTTTCCAACCATTCACGTAGGTAGGGTTTGGTTTTTGCACTGGACCATGCCAATTCCAAACCAAATGAGCATGTGGCCAAATTTTAGAAGTCCATTGATGTGGGATGTTTTTGCGGTCAGTGTTTATTTTTCAGTGTCTCTGATGTTTTGGTTTGTTGGTTTTATCCCAGATTTTGCAACCATTCGTGATCGTAGCACTAACATGATTAAGAAAAGAATTTTTGGTGTCTTGGCTTTGGGTTGGAGATTCAGTCATAGACATTGGCAAAACTATGAAAAAGCCTATTTGATTTTAGCTGGTATTGCGACACCTTTGGTTTTATCGGTGCACTCAGTGGTGAGTTTTGACTTTGCCGTCAGTCAGGTGCCAGGTTGGCATACAACTATTTTTCCGCCCTACTTTGTGGCAGGGGCAATTTTTTCAGGTTTTGGAATGGTGCTGACATTGATGATTTTGGCGCGTAAATTGTTGGGCCTTAAATCTTTTATCACCATGGGTCACTTGGATAAAATTTGTAAAATTCTTTTAGCTACGGGTTTAATGGTTGGTTATGCCTATACCATAGAGTTTTTTGTTGCTTGGTACAGTGCCAATGAATATGAATCGTTCATTTTTCAACAACGTGCTTTTGGTCATTATGCTTGGGCGTATTGGATTATGTTTAGTTGTAATGTGTTTGTGCCGCAAATTTTTTGGTTTAAAAAAGTGCGTCAGAGTATTCCAATCATGTTCGTAGCATCGATTTTGGTTAATGTGGGCATGTGGTTTGAACGTTTTGTGATTGTTATCTCTTCTTTGTCTCAAGACTTTTTACCGTCCAGTTGGGGTTTCTTTAAGCCTACCATTTGGGATATTTCTACTTTTGCTGGAACCTTTGGGTTGTTTTTTACTGCAATTTTATTGTTTATTCGCTTTTTGCCGGTGGTGGCTATGGCTGAGGTGAAAGGAACTTTACCAGATAGTCAGCCGCATCATCATCATGATGAACACCATGAAAAGCATCAGGAGGAAGCGTAATGGCTAAAAATCTTGTAGGTATTGTTGCTCGGTTTCAAAAACCCGGTGAGTTGCTTAAAGCTGTTAAGGCGGTCAAAACCAAGGGTTATACTAAGTTTGATGCACATACGCCTTATGCTGTGCACGGTTTAGATGATGCTATGGGTTTAAAACCTTCTATTTTAGGATGGATTGCAGCCTTTGGTGCTTTAGGTGGAGGGATATCTATTTTTGCCCTGCAAGCCTATACCAGTGCTGTGGATTATAAAATTGTAGTTTCAGGTAAGCCTTTATTAAGTTTTCAAGCTTTTGTGCCCATTACCTTTGAGATAACAATTTTAGGAGCCGCGATTTTTACAGTATTGGGTATGTTTGCTTTAAATCAGCTTCCCATGTTGTATCACCCACTGTTTCACTCAGATGTTATTGCCCAAACAGGCGATGATAAATTTGCAATCAGTATTGATGCACTGGATCCAATGTTTGATGAAAATGAAACAGCGGATACTCTGAAAAATCTAGGTGCAGATTTTGTAGAGCATGTTTATGAAGGAGAAGAAAGTGAATAATTTTCTTGTACGAAAAAGCGTAGTCTTAGTTCTATTATTGCTTACTGCAAGTTTCCTGAGCGCTTGTTTAAGAGGTCAACCTTCAGAAAAACCACCTCTGCATGTTTTTTTAGATATGGATGATCAACCTAAATATCAAGCGTATGAAAAAAATGATTTTTTTGTTGATGGTTCGGCAATGCGTAAACCAGTCACAGGAACACGTGAGTTTATGCAAAAAGATTGGTCTTCAATTAATGGGAACAATCCACTGAAAGCGGATAAAGATACTTTGTTGTTAGGACAAGAGCGTTTTAACATTTATTGCTCTCCCTGCCATGGTATGGTGGGAGATGGCAAAGGAATTATTGCTAAAAGAGGCGCAAAATTTGGTTATGTAGCCCCAAGCAGTTTACATGACCCTACAGTCAGAGAAAGAAACGATGCACATTATTTTGATGTGATTAGCAATGGCATTAGGAATATGGGACCTTACGCTTCTCGCACTACTGCGCAAGAAAGATGGGCAATTGTACATTATGTTCGTGCATTACAATTAAGCCAAAAGTCATCCAGTAAGAATGTTCCAGAAAAGTATTTAAGCGAGAATAGATAACTCTAGGAAGGATAATAAAGTGGAAATTCAAAAATATAAAAATACTCGAAAAGCCAGATTGTTTGAAATTTTTGGCTGTGCTTTTTTGGTGTTATCAGGGGTAGGTTTGCTTAACCGTGCCCATCTTAAAGAGTTTATGTTTTCATTTTTAACCAGTAGCTTTTTTTGGTTGAGCATTGCGCTGGGGTCTTTGTTCTTTGTTTTTTTACATCATTTGGTGAGTGCCAAATGGAGTGTTGTGGTGAGACGTTTTGCAGAACAGACCATGAAAGTTATTCCTTGGCTTGGTTTAATCATAGTGCCAGTTTTCTTGTATGGAGCAAAAGATTTGTTTCCCTGGGCAGATGCTCACAAAGCTGCGCATGACCATTTGATTCACAAAAAGCAAGCATACCTTAATTTACCATTTTTTAATGTAAGAGCGGTGATCTACTTTTTGGTGTGGACTGGCTTAGCCACGGTTGTTGCTAAACTTTCAATCAAACATGATGAAACGGGTCAAAATAAGCTTATGGAAAAAATGAAAGGCTTGAGTGCTGGAGGAACCTTATTGTTTGCGCTGACTGCAACATTTGCAGCTTTTGATTGGATTATGTCTTTGGATCCACATTGGTATTCTACAATTTTTGGTGTGTATGTTTTTGCAGGTTGCCTGGTAGCTGTAATGGCTTTTTTATCAATCATTACATTGTATTTGCACGGTCAAGGTTATATGAAAAACATGATTACAGAAGAACATTACCAAGATCTTGGTAAACTGTTGTTTGCGTTTACTTGTTTTTGGGCCTACATCGCTTTTTCACAATATGTTTTGATTTGGTATGGTAACATTCCTGAAGAAACCGTTTGGTATGCTCACCGTTGGGTTGGCAGTTGGAAATGGATGTCCTTATTTTTAGTGCTGGGGCATTTTATTGTTCCGTTTATATTTTTATTGCCGCGTCCGATGAAACGTAACAGAAAAGTATTAATGGCTTTTTCTTTTTGGATGCTTTTTATGCATTTGGTTGATTTGATTTGGTTGATCTACCCTAATATATACCATCATGGTTATCACTTTCATTGGTACGATGTAACTCTAATGCTAGGATTTGGCTTGCTTTTTGTGGGAAGGGTACTTTCTAATTTATCAAAAGCATCCATTTATCCCATCAATGATCCTTTATTGCAAGAATCCATACACAGTATGAGCTAAGGAGAGAATAATGAGTCAGTTGAGTTATGAAAAAAAAGATGTATCCGTTGGTAAAATAGCATTGTACAGCTTTTTGCCGGTGGTTTTTTTGGTTTTGAGTATTATTGGTGTTCATTATTACTTGCAAAGAGCCCAGTTCAAGGCATCTTTGATGGTTAACCAAGCAGACCGCAGTGAAATTGATAATATGAGAATAGATG
This window of the Oligoflexia bacterium genome carries:
- the nrfD gene encoding polysulfide reductase NrfD encodes the protein MDGVGVPKYWPFALAFTVSFLLVLFGSIGYLIFKGTGIWGLQTPNAWGWAIINFVFWVGIGHAGTLISAILFLTRQNWRTSINRSAEAMTIFAVICALVFPTIHVGRVWFLHWTMPIPNQMSMWPNFRSPLMWDVFAVSVYFSVSLMFWFVGFIPDFATIRDRSTNMIKKRIFGVLALGWRFSHRHWQNYEKAYLILAGIATPLVLSVHSVVSFDFAVSQVPGWHTTIFPPYFVAGAIFSGFGMVLTLMILARKLLGLKSFITMGHLDKICKILLATGLMVGYAYTIEFFVAWYSANEYESFIFQQRAFGHYAWAYWIMFSCNVFVPQIFWFKKVRQSIPIMFVASILVNVGMWFERFVIVISSLSQDFLPSSWGFFKPTIWDISTFAGTFGLFFTAILLFIRFLPVVAMAEVKGTLPDSQPHHHHDEHHEKHQEEA
- a CDS encoding cytochrome c, coding for MKEKKVNNFLVRKSVVLVLLLLTASFLSACLRGQPSEKPPLHVFLDMDDQPKYQAYEKNDFFVDGSAMRKPVTGTREFMQKDWSSINGNNPLKADKDTLLLGQERFNIYCSPCHGMVGDGKGIIAKRGAKFGYVAPSSLHDPTVRERNDAHYFDVISNGIRNMGPYASRTTAQERWAIVHYVRALQLSQKSSSKNVPEKYLSENR
- a CDS encoding DUF3341 domain-containing protein; protein product: MAKNLVGIVARFQKPGELLKAVKAVKTKGYTKFDAHTPYAVHGLDDAMGLKPSILGWIAAFGALGGGISIFALQAYTSAVDYKIVVSGKPLLSFQAFVPITFEITILGAAIFTVLGMFALNQLPMLYHPLFHSDVIAQTGDDKFAISIDALDPMFDENETADTLKNLGADFVEHVYEGEESE
- a CDS encoding TAT-variant-translocated molybdopterin oxidoreductase, which encodes MSLLKHMADNAQNINVDFIDEPKQWKSLDEYAQSPEFEKFLHNEFPEGAAYLEDAVSRRNFIKLIGASLAFAGLSSCRMPKEKIVPYVNDPEGVVPGKAKYYATWFRQGNKSWPILAKSSDGRPTKIEGNPLSKQTGKATNAFAQAAILSMFDQDRLKTPQYMGEQKSWNDFSKVWSDLLKDHEASQGENLYVVTGTSSSPSVWRQKAKLKAMLPKINWLNHEAMHDAHQLEALNGHKASYDLSKAKVIVSFNSDFMQFHDESLSMSRAYAKGRKVEETNNDMNRLYVVETAMTLTGSNADHRLALSFAEVEDCIWTLANKLNLASAKGAPIVLSEKAKKYLEAILKDLNANKGQSVLIVGPQHSANMHALVYKINEALNNAGKTVRYVAQADQENNVEDVLGQWLVQTKGKNDYTVVSIDANPVYAFAGQKEVQNFFNNAKHKIALSYDINETQAWAQWQLPLSHDLEAWSDAQSLSGEQGVVQPLIEPLFNSKSSLEFLAILSGEKDAYALNLVKQTWADKFIGKNRDAKAIYSDGFEKKWNELLNTGLLSNANGVSAIGSVQVNNATRAEKNALSVYVVPSSSTYDGRYANNAWLQETPDPITKVTWDNPALISTQLAKKLSVKDGQLLELALNGVTLRLPAMIVPGTAQDSIILTMGYGRQVSGCVGKNVGVNVLSALPLGQFVSSVDVKVVPGNEKIATTQNHGSMEGRPIVRSANIQKFLEHPKFAQEMVEHPPLESLWKEKDYNSGYQWGMSVDLNACIGCTSCALACQSENNIPVVGKDQVLAGRDMNWMRIDRYFEGSPEDPQVVHQPVMCQHCENAPCEQVCPVNATVHDDEGLNAMVYNRCIGTRYCSNNCPYKVRKFNFLNYTKDTPELQKMAFNPNVTVRTRGVMEKCTFCVQRINEKKFEAKVDGRELNDGEVKTACQEVCPTEAISFGNILDKNSQVVKEKNSPRNYALLAELNSKPRTSYLAKLRNPNPELEGI